The Carassius gibelio isolate Cgi1373 ecotype wild population from Czech Republic chromosome B14, carGib1.2-hapl.c, whole genome shotgun sequence genome has a segment encoding these proteins:
- the LOC127970910 gene encoding UPF0461 protein C5orf24 homolog, whose product MFNPLHSVIRVPDEKMMHQVASNSNDYGLGSIGDDGQHPASHFELCSSQSNKFYTTAPPPALQLPLPNLPPLPQSMIKPMSCQMQDSQNEFHSQTVRMRAADAPEGSKKKKGLGKSGRRGRPSGTTKSAGYRTSTGRPPGTTRAAGFKTSPGRPLGTTKAAGYKVSPGRPPGSIKTLSRLNKLDYGACNGAPFPFTMMQKRALCEATVKEKDTTTE is encoded by the exons ATGTTTAACCCATTACATTCCGTGATCCGCGTTCCAGATGAG aaaatgATGCACCAAGTAGCCAGCAACAGCAACGACTATGGTCTGGGAAGCATTGGGGATGATGGACAACACCCAGCCAGTCACTTTGAGTTGTGCAGTTCACAGTCCAATAAATTTTACACCACCGCCCCACCTCCTGCACTACAACTGCCACTCCCAAACTTGCCCCCCTTGCCACAGAGCATGATCAAGCCCATGTCCTGCCAGATGCAGGACTCCCAGAATGAATTTCACTCCCAAACAGTTCGAATGAGGGCTGCAGATGCTCCAGAGGGCTCCAAGAAAAAGAAGGGACTTGGAAAGTCTGGACGACGAGGCAGGCCCTCGGGTACTACTAAGTCCGCAGGCTACAGGACAAGTACAGGACGACCGCCTGGCACCACCAGAGCAGCAGGCTTTAAAACCAGCCCAGGACGGCCACTGGGCACCACCAAAGCTGCAGGCTACAAGGTGAGCCCAGGTAGGCCTCCAGGCAGCATCAAAACTCTGTCAAGGCTTAACAAACTGGACTATGGCGCCTGCAATGGTGCACCGTTCCCTTTTACCATGATGCAGAAGAGGGCCTTGTGCGAAGCCACTGTGAAAGAGAAAGACACTACTACAGAGTGa
- the LOC127971951 gene encoding serine/threonine-protein phosphatase 2A catalytic subunit alpha isoform gives MDEKVFTNELDQWIEQLNECKQLSENQVKILCEKAKEILSKESNVQEVRCPVTVCGDVHGQFHDLMELFKIGGKSPDTNYLFMGDYVDRGYYSVETVTLLVSLKVRYRERITILRGNHESRQITQVYGFYDECLRKYGNANVWKYFTDLFDYLPLTALVDTQIFCLHGGLSPSIDTLDHIRALDRIQEVPHEGPMCDLLWSDPDDRGGWGISPRGAGYTFGQDISETFNHANCLTLVSRAHQLVMEGYNWCHERNVVTIFSAPNYCYRCGNQAAIMELDDTLKYSFLQFDPAPRRGEPHVTRRTPDYFL, from the exons ATGGACGAGAAGGTATTCACGAATGAACTGGACCAATGGATCGAGCAGCTAAACGAGTGCAAGCAACTGTCGGAAAACCAAGTGAAAATCTTATGCGAGAAG GCTAAAGAAATTTTATCCAAAGAGTCAAACGTTCAGGAGGTGCGTTGCCCGGTCACAGTGTGTGGAGATGTACATGGCCAATTTCACGATCTTATGGAACTGTTTAAGATCGGGGGTAAATCACCAGATACCAATTACCTATTCATGGGAGACTATGTGGATAGAGGTTACTATTCAGTAGAGACAGTCACACTGCTGGTGTCTTTAAAG GTTCGATATCGAGAGAGAATCACCATCCTCCGTGGAAATCATGAAAGTAGACAGATCACACAAGTGTATGGCTTTTATGACGAGTGCCTTAGAAAATATGGAAATGCAAATGTTTGGAAATATTTCACAGACCTCTTTGACTACCTCCCTCTTACAGCCCTCGTAGACACACAG ATTTTCTGTCTCCACGGAGGATTGTCACCTTCCATTGACACGCTGGATCACATCCGCGCATTGGACCGTATCCAAGAAGTTCCGCATGAG GGTCCCATGTGTGACTTGCTGTGGTCAGATCCAGATGACCGGGGAGGCTGGGGGATTTCCCCCAGGGGGGCTGGGTACACATTTGGCCAGGACATCTCAGAAACATTTAACCATGCCAACTGCTTGACTCTGGTCTCACGAGCTCACCAGTTAGTGATGGAG GGTTATAACTGGTGTCATGAACGTAATGTTGTAACCATCTTCAGTGCACCTAATTATTGCTACCGATGTGGTAACCAGGCTGCCATCATGGAACTCGATGACACGCTTAAGTATTCCTT TTTACAGTTTGACCCTGCACCACGCAGAGGAGAGCCTCACGTTACTCGTCGCACTCCAGATTATTTCCTGTAA